The following coding sequences are from one Pseudonocardia sp. HH130630-07 window:
- a CDS encoding gamma-glutamylcyclotransferase has protein sequence MPLYAAYGSNMDPEQMKERAPHSPTAGTGWLQGWRLTFGGEDYTWEGALSTVVEEPGSQVFVVLYDVPEPDERRLDRWEGGELGMHKKLRLRVATLDGSVLAFIYVLNAYEGGEPSARYLGVIADAAETAGAPADYVNELRSRPSRKSSPGT, from the coding sequence GTGCCGCTGTATGCCGCCTACGGGTCGAACATGGACCCGGAGCAGATGAAGGAGCGCGCCCCGCACTCGCCTACGGCCGGGACCGGGTGGCTCCAGGGCTGGCGGCTGACGTTCGGCGGCGAGGACTACACCTGGGAGGGCGCGCTCTCCACCGTGGTGGAGGAGCCCGGCTCGCAGGTCTTCGTGGTGCTCTACGACGTCCCCGAGCCCGACGAGCGCAGGCTGGACCGCTGGGAGGGCGGTGAGCTGGGGATGCACAAGAAGCTGCGGCTGCGGGTCGCCACCCTCGACGGCAGCGTGCTCGCCTTCATCTACGTGCTGAACGCCTACGAGGGCGGCGAGCCCTCCGCGCGCTACCTCGGCGTGATCGCCGACGCGGCCGAGACCGCCGGTGCACCCGCCGACTACGTCAACGAGCTGCGCAGCCGTCCGAGCCGCAAGTCCTCGCCCGGCACCTGA